In Vulpes lagopus strain Blue_001 chromosome 1, ASM1834538v1, whole genome shotgun sequence, a genomic segment contains:
- the RPL10A gene encoding 60S ribosomal protein L10a, whose translation MSSKVSRDTLYEAVREVLHGNQRKRRKFLETVELQISLKNYDPQKDKRFSGTVRLKSTPRPKFSVCVLGDQQHCDEAKAVDIPHMDIEALKKLNKNKKLVKKLAKKYDAFLASESLIKQIPRILGPGLNKAGKFPSLLTHNENMVAKVDEVKSTIKFQMKKVLCLAVAVGHVKMTDDELVYNIHLAVNFLVSLLKKNWQNVRALYIKSTMGKPQRLY comes from the exons ATGAG CAGCAAAGTCTCCCGCGACACCCTGTACGAGGCGGTGCGGGAGGTCCTGCACGGGAACCAGCGCAAGCGCCGGAA GTTTCTGGAGACGGTGGAGCTGCAGATCAGCCTGAAGAACTATGACCCTCAGAAGGACAAACGCTTCTCGGGCACCGTCAG GCTTAagtccaccccccgccccaagttctctgtgtgtgttttgggggacCAGCAACACTGTGATGAGGCCAAGGCAGTGGACATTCCCCACATGGACATTGAAGCGCTGAAGAAACTCAACAAGAATAAAAAACTAGTCAAGAAGCTGG CCAAGAAGTATGATGCCTTTTTGGCTTCAGAATCTCTGATCAAGCAGATTCCACGAATCCTGGGTCCAGGCCTGAATAAAGCTGGCAAGTTCCCTTCCTTGCTGACCCACAATGAGAACATGGTGGCCAAAGTGGATGAAGTGAAGTCCACCATCAAATTCCAGATGAAGAAG GTGCTATGTCTGGCAGTGGCTGTTGGCCACGTGAAGATGACGGACGATGAGCTTGTGTACAACATCCACTTAGCTGTCAATTTCCTGGTGTCCTTGCTCAAGAAGAATTGGCAGAACGTCCGGGCTTTGTACATCAAGAGCACCATGGGCAAACCCCAGCGCCTTTACTAA
- the FANCE gene encoding Fanconi anemia group E protein — translation MAASEAAPAPAEGADSAPWAQLEAPAQLLLRALQAGPDGARRGLGLLRALASRGGEPFGWGRILEALCREEPVVEGPDCRLELKPLLLRLPPLCQRNLMSLLMAVRPLLPENGLLPVLQIAQQDQSPDPDAWLWVLGELLRRDLNAGLSTEGVSVLSKSCQGRLQGLCRRLGRGGRRLKLLQVPEPEEEEEEDKEDRDSQQPGKRRKRREEGPTSPEGECAPKKFRCLEGEEEEGQEEERCEPESLESLADEGDALPIKNQSVRAKPSEAGQSLEAAKDLAESLELPKPVQDQVPRLQQLLKTLGEGLEGALPVELQLLHECSPSQVDLLCAQLQLPQLSDPALLQLCTWLLSLSPDLSLSNATVLTKSLFLRRILSLTSSASRLLMTALTAFCAKYAYPVCRALLGPVLQAPGTGPAQTELLCCLMKDEALEPDTQVLMLGQILELPWKEETFLVLQSLLERQVEITPEKFSVLMEKLCREGPAATTSMAYAKLMLTVMTKYQASITEIQRLGLATALELNTTFLRKSLQAALRHLGP, via the exons aTGGCGGCCTCGGAGGCGGCACCCGCTCCGGCGGAGGGCGCAGACTCGGCGCCCTGGGCACAGCTGGAGGCCCCCGCCCAGCTCCTGCTGCGGGCGCTGCAGGCGGGGCCGGACGGGGCGCGGCGCGGCCTGGGGCTGCTGCGGGCGCTGGCCAGTCGCGGCGGGGAGCCCTTCGGTTGGGGCCGCATCCTCGAGGCGCTGTGCCGGGAGGAGCCCGTCGTGGAGGGCCCGGACTGTCGCCTGGAGCT GAAGCCACTGCTGCTGCGCTTGCCCCCGTTATGCCAGAGGAATCTGATGTCCCTGCTGATGGCTGTTCGGCCATTGTTGCCTGAAAATGGACTACTCCCTGTGCTGCAGATTGCACAACAAGACCAAAGCCCTGACCCTGATgcctggctctgggtcctgggggaATTGCTGCGGAGGGATTTGAACGCGGGGTTATCGACTGAGGGCGTGTCTGTGCTGTCTAAGAGCTGCCAGGGACGGCTCCAAGGCCTGTGTAGGCGGCTGGGccggggaggcaggaggctgaaGTTGCTCCAGGTTCCAGAgcctgaagaggaagaagaggaggacaaggaggacaGGGACTCTCAGCAACCTGGGAAACGTAGAAAGAGGCGAGAGGAAGGACCTACCAGTCCTGAGGGCGAGTGTGCCCCCAAAAAGTTCCGGTGtttggaaggggaagaggaagaaggtcAGGAGGAGGAGAGATGTGAACCTGAATCTTTGGAATCCCTGGCAGATGAAGGAGATGCCCTACCCATTAAGAACCAGAGTGTCAGGGCCAAGCCCAGTGAGGCTGGTCAGAGTCTGGAGGCTGCTAAGGACCTAGCTGAGAGTTTGGAGTTGCCCAAACCTGTCCAG GACCAGGTTCCCAGACTGCAGCAGCTGCTCAAGACGCTGGGGGAG ggGTTGGAGGGTGCCCTGCCGGTTGAGCTACAGCTTCTCCATGAATGCAGTCCCAGCCAG GTGGACCTGCTGTGTGCCCAGCTGCAGCTCCCACAGCTCTCTGATCCAGCTCTCCTGCAGCTCTGCACCTGGCTTCTGTCCCTTTCCCCAGATCTCAGCCTCAGCAATGCTACTGTTCTGACCAAGAGCCTCTTTCTTAGACGG ATTCTCTCCCTGACTTCCTCAGCCTCCCGCCTGCTCATGACCGCGCTGACCGCCTTCTGTGCCAAGTATGCCTATCCTGTCTGCAGAGCCCTCCTTGGCCCTGTGCTCCAGGCCCCGGGAACAG GTCCAGCTCAAACAGAGTTATTGTGTTGCCTTATGAAGGACGAGGCCCTGGAGCCAGACACACAGGTTCTAATGCTGGG ACAGATCTTAGAGCTGCCCTGGAAGGAGGAGACTTTCTTGGTGTTGCAGTCACTCCTGGAACGGCAG GTGGAGATAACCCCCGAGAAGTTCAGTGTGTTGATGGAGAAGCTCTGTAGAGAGGGGCCAGCAGCCACCACTTCCATGGCCTATGCCAAGCTCATGCTGACAGTGATGACCAAGTATCAGGCCAGT atCACTGAGATCCAGAGGCTGGGCCTGGCCACAGCCCTAGAGCTCAACACCACTTTCCTGAGGAAGTCCCTGCAGGCCGCCCTGAGACATCTGGGCCCCTGA